Proteins from one Telopea speciosissima isolate NSW1024214 ecotype Mountain lineage chromosome 1, Tspe_v1, whole genome shotgun sequence genomic window:
- the LOC122648534 gene encoding heavy metal-associated isoprenylated plant protein 39-like, translated as MKVVVVVKVDVHDDREKRKAMKAVSTLSGIDSIAMDMKEQKMTVIGEVDPVDVVGKLRKLWRTEMVSVGPPKEPEKKPEEKNIADLVKAYDAYYTTPYRTQYYAPVVYSAEENPNGCVIC; from the exons ATGAAG gtagtggtggtggtgaaggttGACGTACATGACGATAGAGAAAAGCGAAAGGCCATGAAAGCAGTCTCTACTCTTTCAG GAATCGATTCCATCGCCATGGATATGAAGGAGCAGAAAATGACAGTAATCGGAGAAGTGGATCCTGTAGATGTAGTTGGCAAATTGCGGAAGCTTTGGCGTACGGAGATGGTATCTGTTGGACCACCGAAAGAGCCTGAGAAGAAGCCAGAAGAGAAGAACATCGCCGACCTCGTTAAGGCATATGACGCTTATTATACTACTCCGTATAGGACACAATACTATGCCCCGGTTGTCTACAGTGCAGAGGAGAACCCCAACGGTTGTGTTATCTGTTAA